In Capsicum annuum cultivar UCD-10X-F1 chromosome 11, UCD10Xv1.1, whole genome shotgun sequence, one genomic interval encodes:
- the LOC107846930 gene encoding zinc finger protein GIS3: MAELEFRAGTNTSGRLKLFGFNVIEDQEQEVESTKTSSGSPESGDMPTIDGRKYECQYCTREFANSQALGGHQNAHKKERQQLKRAQIQASRNAYMRNPIISAFAPPSHLLAPPGTLVYPTTGAASTPSWVYVPRGTPPFHVSHGGRGVANFHYTSGMAEPNLVSVGPQHVKAHGGRVDGSNGPSLNRLSRTDFGPNFDDAFGLDLHLSLAPAGS, encoded by the coding sequence ATGGCGGAATTGGAGTTTCGCGCAGGTACTAATACTAGCGGACGATTAAAATTGTTTGGTTTTAACGTGATTGAGGATCAGGAACAAGAGGTTGAGTCTACGAAAACGTCATCAGGATCACCAGAATCCGGTGATATGCCGACGATCGATGGCCGGAAATATGAGTGTCAATATTGCACTAGGGAATTTGCAAATTCACAAGCTCTAGGTGGACATCAAAATGCTCATAAAAAAGAAAGGCAACAATTGAAACGTGCCCAAATTCAAGCTAGTAGAAATGCATACATGAGGAACCCTATTATCTCCGCCTTCGCTCCGCCCTCTCACCTCCTTGCTCCACCGGGTACCCTAGTGTACCCGACAACTGGGGCGGCGTCTACTCCATCGTGGGTTTATGTACCACGTGGGACGCCGCCCTTCCACGTGTCACATGGAGGGAGGGGCGTAGCGAACTTTCACTACACCAGTGGTATGGCGGAGCCAAACTTAGTAAGTGTTGGGCCTCAACATGTCAAGGCCCATGGTGGTCGAGTTGATGGAAGTAATGGGCCATCATTGAATAGGTTGTCTAGAACGGATTTTGGGCCCAATTTTGATGATGCTTTTGGGTTGGATTTACATCTTAGCCTGGCACCCGCCGGGTCATAG